In Nitrospirota bacterium, the genomic window AAATGCGCGTAAGGGCGTTCAATCGCGATAGTTATCCCCATGTTGTCCACAGAGTTCGTGGATAGCCCCTTTGGCTGAGCCTTGCAGCTGACCGGAGAAGAGTTCGCAAATTCATCCCTCTGGTCCCCACCCGATTCCTTGACCCACGAGCGCTCCACGGACTAAGCTGGCTTCCACCGAAGGCCCCAAGCCCAGGAAAGGACCCTGCATGCCGACCGGAGCCGCCAAGCCGTATGACATCAAGACCATTCTCGTTCCAACGGATTTTTCGGAGGGCGCGCAGCTTGCGCTCGAATACGCGAAGACCCTGGCCAAGGTGTTCAAAGCCAAGATCGTCCTGCTGCACGTGATCGAAACGCTCGCATCCACTCTGACGGAAACGATGCAGCGAGTTGGGACCGACTCCATGGTGAGAAGCATGACGCAGTCGCCGCAATTGCTGGACGTCTATGCCCTGATCCAGCGCGCGGTCGAACCGGCGCTTGACCAAGTGGTGGAGGACCTGAAGAAGGACGGCGTGTCCTCCAGCCGCAGCCTCCTCCAAGGCCCGGCGTACGAGCAGATCGTCGCCCAAGGCCGGGCCCTCGGCGCGGACCTCATCGTGATGGGCACGCACGGTCGACGGGGTGTGAGCCACCTGTTCATGGGGAGCGTGGCCGAGCGCGTCGTGCGTCTGGCGTCCTGCCCGGTCTTGACGGTGCGCACACCACACGGTCCAGCGGGCGCTCCCACGTAAGGAGGGATGGGGCCGGGCGGGTAAGGGCGTGCATTTCGACCGCTTGTGGACGGCTGAAAATCTCCGGAATTCCCAAAATACGAAATCGGGCTACGGCTCAAGATGAGTCGATCTATTTGAATCTTCAGCGGAATAGCGGGTCCAAAAATTAGGCAAAGCGTTGAGTCGCGCATTAAATGCAGGTAAAGGCGATCAATCGCGACTGTTATCCCCATGTTGTCCACAAGCTCCGTGGATAGGAACGCCCAGCAACCTGGTGGGGACGTTCTTTTAAAATTTTAGGTTGTGATCACTACTAGTGTCGATAGAGGACCGAGAATATGCGATGAACACGCAGCTGACGCCGGTTTCAGTCCTGGCACTGTTCCTCTCCGGGCTTTGCCTCGTCGCGTTGCCGGTCTCCGGCCTATCGGCCCAGCTCGAACCGGATCGAGGTGTCTGGCGCACGGCGGCGCCTACGCCCACGAAGCGAACCGAGGTGGCGGCCGGGTCGTTGGCCGACAAGATTTACGTTGTGGGCGGATTTGCGAAGCCCAGCTTGGGGAACGTCATGCGGCTGGCGATCACTCCGGCGCTCGAAGTCTACGATCCCTCCACAGATCGATGGACTGCCAAGGCGCCCATGCCGGTCGGTCTGCATCATGTCGGTCTGGGGGTGACAGGTGGGCGGCTGTTTGTCGTCGGCGGGTATCGGCAGTCGGGGCTCAGCGGCTGGCAGCCTGTGGCGACGGTGTATGCCTATGATCCGGCCGTGGACGCGTGGGCCGAGCGCGCGCCCATGCCCACAGCTCGCGGGGCATTGTCGGTGACTGTGCACGACGGGAAGCTGTACGCCATCGGCGGCTACGACGGGAAGGCCAATAGCGCGGCGGTCGAGGTCTACGATCCGGTGCGCAACCACTGGGCCTCTCGCGCGCGGCTACCAACCCCTCGCGATCATCTCGCGGCCGCGACCGTGTCCGGGAAGGTGTATGCGATCGGCGGACGCAAAAACGGCGACTATCGACGGAACCTCGCCGTCGTGGAAGCGTACGACCCGGCGACCGACCGCTGGGCCCGCGTCGCGGATCTCCCGACCGCCCGCAGCGGCATCGCCGCATCCGAGGTGGGCGGGAAGATCTACGTGTTCGGCGGCGAAAGCGGGGAGGGCACGTTCCGCGAAAACGAGGTGTATGATCCGGGCCGTGATACCTGGCTGGCCCTGGCGCCGATGCCGACAGGGCGCCACGGCCTCGGGTCCGCGGTGGTGGCTGGGCGCATTCATGTCCTCGGCGGCGGCCCCACTCCCGGAGGGTCCTTCAGCGATCTGAACGAAGTGTTCATCCCTCAGGACTAGTCATTGCAGACCAAAGAACTCCCGTTGCGCGTCTCGGAAGCGGTGGGCGACGTCGCTGCGCTGCTGGAACGGCCTCGGGATGCGCGCTGGCTGCTCGTGTTGGCGCACGGCGCGGGGGCGGGGATGCGCCATGCGTTCATGGAGGCCTTGCCGCGCGAACTGGCCGACTGCGGCGTGGCCACCCTGCGCTACCAGTTTCCCTACAGGCAGCATGGCCGTCCCAGACCGGATCCTCCCGCGGTGCTGATCGCCACCGTGCGCGCCGCCATTGCCGCCGCGGCGGACGCCGTGCCTGATCTGCTGCTGCTTGTGGGCGGAAAATCCCTGGGCGGGCGCATGACGTCACACGCGCTTGCCGAGCGCCGCGGCCCCGCCGCGTCGGATGTCTCCGCGCGCGTGCGCGGGCTGGTCTTTTTCGGCTTTCCGTTGCACGCGCCAGGCAAACCAGGCGCGACACGCGTGAACCGCAACCCCGGTATCGCATAGAGAAAAGCGCGGCCATCTCACGCAACTTTTCTTAGGTAGTTTGGGCGAGCGCGTGCCTAGGAGCCTGTCCGAGTAATCGGCTTGTGTCGGCTATCCATTTCGTGTATAGTTCGCGGGACCCTTGCGACGAACGGAGGCCCCATGAGCAAGACGTATCGGCCCTACGAACCGGACCAGGTGT contains:
- a CDS encoding universal stress protein; this translates as MPTGAAKPYDIKTILVPTDFSEGAQLALEYAKTLAKVFKAKIVLLHVIETLASTLTETMQRVGTDSMVRSMTQSPQLLDVYALIQRAVEPALDQVVEDLKKDGVSSSRSLLQGPAYEQIVAQGRALGADLIVMGTHGRRGVSHLFMGSVAERVVRLASCPVLTVRTPHGPAGAPT
- a CDS encoding kelch repeat-containing protein, which gives rise to MNTQLTPVSVLALFLSGLCLVALPVSGLSAQLEPDRGVWRTAAPTPTKRTEVAAGSLADKIYVVGGFAKPSLGNVMRLAITPALEVYDPSTDRWTAKAPMPVGLHHVGLGVTGGRLFVVGGYRQSGLSGWQPVATVYAYDPAVDAWAERAPMPTARGALSVTVHDGKLYAIGGYDGKANSAAVEVYDPVRNHWASRARLPTPRDHLAAATVSGKVYAIGGRKNGDYRRNLAVVEAYDPATDRWARVADLPTARSGIAASEVGGKIYVFGGESGEGTFRENEVYDPGRDTWLALAPMPTGRHGLGSAVVAGRIHVLGGGPTPGGSFSDLNEVFIPQD
- a CDS encoding alpha/beta family hydrolase, translating into MQTKELPLRVSEAVGDVAALLERPRDARWLLVLAHGAGAGMRHAFMEALPRELADCGVATLRYQFPYRQHGRPRPDPPAVLIATVRAAIAAAADAVPDLLLLVGGKSLGGRMTSHALAERRGPAASDVSARVRGLVFFGFPLHAPGKPGATRVNRNPGIA